A genomic segment from Stappia indica encodes:
- a CDS encoding HAD family hydrolase: MATLTTIGFDADDTLWHNERNFRLTEERFTDLLADYSDRDNLTERLLAAERRNLRLYGYGVKGFTLSMIETAIEVTEGKAPASVIGEILDAGRNMLSHPVEPLPHVEETLQALKGNFRLVLITKGDLFDQERKVAESGLGDHFDAVEIVPEKTAETYRTLFSRHGDGAARAMMVGNSLKSDVVPALDAGSHGVHVPYEITWALEHADMPAGRDRFHQVAHLGELQTLLSRLR, translated from the coding sequence ATGGCGACGCTGACGACCATCGGCTTCGATGCCGACGACACGCTCTGGCACAACGAGCGCAATTTCCGCCTGACGGAAGAGCGCTTCACCGACCTGCTCGCCGACTACAGCGACAGGGACAACCTGACGGAGCGCCTGCTGGCGGCGGAGCGGCGCAACCTGCGCCTCTACGGCTATGGGGTGAAGGGCTTCACCCTGTCGATGATCGAGACGGCCATCGAGGTCACGGAAGGAAAGGCCCCCGCCTCGGTGATCGGCGAGATCCTGGACGCCGGCCGCAACATGCTTTCCCATCCCGTGGAGCCGCTTCCCCACGTGGAAGAGACGCTGCAGGCCTTGAAAGGCAATTTCCGTCTTGTGCTGATCACCAAGGGCGACCTGTTCGACCAGGAGCGCAAGGTGGCCGAATCCGGGCTCGGCGACCATTTCGATGCGGTCGAGATCGTGCCGGAAAAGACCGCCGAGACCTACCGCACGCTGTTCTCGCGCCATGGCGACGGCGCGGCCCGGGCGATGATGGTCGGCAACTCGCTGAAGTCGGACGTCGTGCCGGCGCTCGATGCCGGCAGCCATGGCGTCCATGTACCCTACGAGATCACCTGGGCGCTGGAACACGCCGACATGCCGGCTGGCCGCGACCGCTTTCACCAGGTGGCGCATCTGGGAGAGTTGCAGACGCTGCTTTCGCGATTGAGGTGA